In Colletotrichum destructivum chromosome 1, complete sequence, the sequence TGAACAGCAGGAGTTCCCTTAAATAAGCGACACTTGCTGGTCATAGATGTATTAGTAGCTTCTCCTGTAACTTCAACGGGCCGTTCAATGTCTCCTTGGCCGGACTTTGTGTATTTCAGCACCATTGCGTTGTTCCAATTTCCCCGTACTTGGACTTCGAAGGGCCGACACTGGGAGCCTTCCAAAATTGAAAACACCATGCTTGGTACTAAGTACAAATGTAAGTCTGATATTATTCTTGCCTGTATTCTTACAACACCTTATTGAGCAAATTTCTCACTGAAAAGCCAGTCAGGCTATACTTCATGGGCTCGAAGAGATCTAGAACCCTTCGAAACCATAGTGTGTGGACATCCCTAAGGGCTTCTGTCCATAGACCACATGACTACCGACGAAATAAGCAGTCTCTCCGAGCACATACTTGGCAGCCTTGGTACTCACAGGTCATAGATGCCGTTGTAGGCGTTCTCCTTCATCTCTTTGCGCACCATTGCAGTTTCAACCAGGACTTGCGCCTCGGTCCGTTTAAGCACTCCACAAAACACCCTCAAGGTAAAGCCCTCCAATCCATCAAGCATCTGTGCCAAGTTTATCATCCCCAGGTCTTTGTGATAAGCGTCCTTCGGCCAAGGACCCAATGGGGCCCTGAACCTCTGGTGGAAAACGTTGTCAAACCCTCCATCCTTGACCCAGCCCTCAAGTTGCGGCCCCGGGCAAGGGTCGCGTCCGATGTTCCTCATGGTTCTCAGGAACGTCTGATTCCATTGCCAGGTCGCGTGTTTCTCGGTGTATGTCCCGTCCTCTGAGTAGATCTCGGGGTCCATATCATGAAATTCTACCCAGCCGCCCGGCTTGAGGTGCCTGCAATAGTGCGTCAGTAATCTCTAGATGTGTATGACCTCAACGCTATTGGCAATGGAAAAGGCTATCGGAATGGTTAggcgaagagagagagcaggTATCGTACTCAAAGATGTTCTTGACGAGCTTCGGCCAGTCCGCAATGGAAGCAGCCATGAATCGGCAGAATATGTAATCAAACTTCCTCCCGTGAAGCCAGGAGCTTTCCACGTCGTCGATCTCAAACCTGACATTCGATGGCACCCTGAATCGAGTCTTGTGTCAACTttggcagagagagagaggggggggagagatagagagacATAGAGCTTGTGTAACCGACCAGGATGGCTGTATAGCGCTCAAGTCAACGCCGGTGATGGCAGCGTTTTCAAACATGTCTCCCATCTCAACCGCCCCTACAAGCCAACCAGTCAGCTGAACCAAATTTGCACGAAGTAACAGTCTTCATCTCTTACAGATTCCGGTGCCGGTACCAATGTCGAGAATCTCGTGAACATTATGCTTTTCCAGAGGAGCAAGGAAAAGTCTGTTCCCGAGGGCCCGAACCATCATAGCGTGGGTCATGTCGAGCCTCTCCATTTCCAACTCATCATTTGGCATGAGATAAGCTTCACAGTCAGCGCACTGCAAAGCCGTCGAAAACGAGTGTTTAAACCTACATCCGGGCCGAAAAGCATGGTAGCGCCGGCCGTACTCTTCCGGGTAGTTAACTACGCTGGAGGACAGTGAGACAGCACAGTTCAAGCTGGACAACTCAGCCCTGTCAGCAAAGGAGAGACTGTCTCGACACCATTGTTTTTGCTTACAGTCGATCGTCGATTGTCGAAATCTTCAGGTTAGTGCACGGGTTAGAAGAGATATCAAGCCAGAGACGGTTCCATCACACCGTGACGTACAGTttcatcttcgtcggctTCCAAATTTGGGTTGCTTCCGAAGGCTTCAGAGATGGCCGCTGGCGGATCGGAAGGACTCGATGTGGTGGTTTCTCTAGCCATTGGGGGCGCTGGTTCGGTTGGCTGCAGTCTTGGTCACCGTGGAACCTCCAAGTTGTCAACAGACGCGGATTAAGGTGGTAAGAATGAATGGAGGTGATAGCATTGTGCTGCTGTGGTAGGAAAGGCGCAGCTTCCGCATTTTGTACTCATCCAACGTGCTCAGTTCTTTTTGCCAGGACGCCACCCAGGCCGGTTGGTCGTGCTGTGCCTCTCAAATGCACCAACTGCTCACTGCAGTTGCAGACATTCCCCCCTGCTACTTACCCCTCTTTAGAGACCAGGGACAAAATAGCTAGATAAGAGCAATGAAGCAACGAAAACTACCGCTTCTTAGTGTAGAGGGCAAGATCGATGATGGCTCCAAACCAAACGGCCACCTGTGCAAAAGTATTTAACGACGTTGGCCTGATTCGAACAGACGCTCCCGAAGGAACAAGATTTCTAGTCTTGCGCATTAGACCACTCTGCCACAACGCCTTGAACCCACTTGAGGTGGATATACTGAGCTAGGACTGAGCAGCCACTATGGCTAGTGACTTGTGGTTTGATAGCAACGAATTGCATGTTCAACATTTGCAGTGCTAGCTAGGTTGCTTGTTAACTCATCTGTGTTTACATCAGGGATTGTTCACTGGTGTGCAATGTGTCCGCCCCAATAATCGACTCTTCTTATGGAATTGATTGTTTTCTTCGATTTAATTTGCCCCAAGACTGAGGAGAGAATTAACCAGCTTAAATTTCATTTCAGCTAGCTAAGTCCGACGGGATGTTTGTAATTTAACTTTGTCCTCGCGATAGGAACTAAACGAAAAGCCTCTGTTCCATGCTGTTGGATGCTGCCAACTCATAGGTTTGCGGATTCGTCTTGTAGATATGATAACATAACCTGGGCTTTCGCGCTCTACCATCCCAAAAATCTAGCTAAGCAGAACAAACCCAACCAAAACTCATCGAGACGATGCTGCCACTGCACAGACTGCGGAActccttgccgtccttcAAAACAGGGACGCACGTCTCAACGGTCTTGTTGGTAGTCCGGTCGACAACAGCAGTGACTTCCGGCATGGCGTAAAGGGGGACGTTGTCATCCACGCATGCCAGCTCGAGGTTGCGGtaggtggtgttggtggcgtcgtcggtgaTGTTGAAAGGGTTGCGACAGATGGGGTCAAAGACGTAGGTCTCGTAGACCCGGATCTCGGTCCATGTCGCCGTGCCCTTGATCGCGCCGCGCTTGTCGCAGACTTCGACCAGCTCCTGCGTCGTGGTGGGGGTGAAGGGAGACCAGGCGACGAACCGACTACCGTGAGGGTAACCGATAGATCCCAGGTTGATCGTGGGCAGGATAGCGTAAGCAACGGCCACAAGAGAGGCTCCGAGAATGGTAGAGAGCTGCATGGTTCGCTTGACAGTGGAGGATGGACGCTTCATGGGTTTTGAGAGTGGGTTGAGTCGGCTGAGTTTACACGACTGTTTGGGTCGGCTTTCCGCTATTAAGTATTCGGTCGATCAGGAAATTGCAACATCTCGTTGATACAAGCTTGAAAACATGCCACCAAAGGACTCCCTGCGGTGAGTGGTTCGCTCGGACTCCCTTGCCGTCATCCTCTCCACGGAGCAGAAAATTGATGGTCTAGACAGGGGCCCCTGCCATAGGATCCCCATCCATCAGTGATCGACTCTCCTGTGGCTCAAGAAGCCAGTGAGCTATTTCTAGACCAGGGCTGCAAAGCATGAAAGCCCAGTTTAGGTCCGAAATAGCTTTTGCTGGCTTTTGGACATGGCTGTCCCTGTCTGTGCTGTCCTGTACCACAAATCGTAGTTCATGAGGTCATTTAATGGGCGTATTTCAAGGACGGTGTTCTAGTAACAGGACCTGGTGGCCGTAAGCGACGGCACATTGCGGCAATTGTGGCGGTTGAAAAATGGGCTGCAGAGCCGGCAATGGTGAAATACGAGAAAGTGCTGCCTGGAACTGTAAGCTACCGGCAATTGGTGGGTACATCATGCAATCCTTCTCGTATAGCTTTCGAATATCAAGAGCAATTGAGGCAATATGGAGAGTTCATGGCAGATGTGAAAGTATTAGAACTGGCATAAAGCAAATGCCACTTCCATATAGATGGACATCAACACCGTCTTTTAAGGGGGAAATATCTGGAACAAAGAAACACAAGCTCAAGACCCTAGTATGTGTCTTGCACATACACAGCATTCAGAAAGTCCTTCACAATTGCATAGGTAGCCATACGAAGACCCAAGTTGCTGCTTTTGCTAAGATAGCCATGACGTAGCGGAATTATGCAAGTCGCCCTTCGGTTCCATCGGTTATAACTCCAGTTTAGTTCCCTATATAGCTTAAAAGAAGGCCAGGTCAATTGCTATTATGCTAGAATACCGCCAACAAGGAAACTTATTTACTACCAAGCACGTGCCAAGCTCCTGTCCAGAAAAACTCAGGAGTCGGCCTCGGTTGCAGTACCCGCCTGCGCTTCGGTTCCCTCAGACGCCTCCAGTTTCCGCGCGTAGACGACATGCCTGACTCAAGTTAGTGGTGTAATCTCACATCTGATATGGCATGAGTAGCCGAGAGGATCAACTTACAGTTTGTAGTACGGTTGGAGCGAGGAGTCCCTCATGGCCTTTCGCGCCTCGCTCATGAACATTAAAATCTCCGCGTACTCCCATCCCATGATCTCTTTGAGCAGGAAAGTTCCGAACCCTTCAAGGGATTGGTCGAGGTACTCGAGGTTGCAAATGCCGACTTCCCTTAACACAGGGTCTGCAGGCCACGGTCCGACAGGGACCGGCCAGCTCTTCTCCACAATGTCGATAAACCCAGCCGCTCCCAGAGCGTCCGCTATGCCGTGGTTGCGGGTTTATTTTCCGGTCTTGCCAAGGCGTTCCAATGCCGGGAACATAACGTCAGCCCATCTCGTGAAGATGTGGTCTTTATCGAGAGAATCGCCGAACTTCTGAGAGTGGATCTGGAAGTCGAACTCTTTGATCTCGAACCAGCCGCCAGGCTGGAGATGTTCAAAAGCCTGCTCATACATCCTCGGCCAGTCTGAGACGCTTCCCTCGAGGTTACGAACATGGATGAAGTCGAAAAACCCGACTGGCCATGTCCAAGGCCGTTCAATATCATCAATCTGGAATTTGCAGTTCGGAGGGGTCCAGGAAGGCTGGATTGGTGATATATCAACGCCTGTGACGTCGGCGGAGGGGAATTCATCCGCAAAATCACTGTCAATTCTGTTAGTCGCATGCAAGAGAAATTCCTCGGCAAAGAAAGACTTACATGGCCCATATGCCGGTTCCTgtgccgaggtcgaggacttTCTATGGTAACGATAAGTTTCCAGCACTTCAACGGCCAAATGACTCCAGAGGCTGTGACCAAAATACTTACGTGAGATTTGTTTCCGATTGGGGCCAGGAACAGCTTGTGTTCAAGAAACAGCGTCTGCCAATAATGGCTGTTCCGTCGTTAGACACAGTTGAAAAAGAAGGACTTAGATCAGGTCACTCCCTGCTCTAAGGCACCGTAAGGGAATTGAGAGAACAACTTACTTCAGATCGAGGGCTTCGTTTTGCTTCTCATCGTTTGGGCCCCAATAGTCCGTCTTCTGCGTATAAGTGCGCCCGTGGAGACGGCGATACTCGGTGACACTTTCGGTCAATGATGCAGTTGAAGACGTGGTGGCACTGTATTGGACGATAGGCATTAGTTGCTACTGTTTGGCCAAATTTGAACTCACCTCCCGGTGTCTGTGAAgccgtcatcgtctccatcttcgacggcgttgacggGGGCCTACTCATGTTCTACAATCAGCCCCAAAACGGGCAAAGATATCTCGTCGATATCAAATGAATTCTATTTTTGAATTTCGGCTACTCACAGCGACGATTGTGTCCACAGTAGGACCCGTGTCAACATTGGTGGGAGCCTGGCCGTTTGCCGTTGAAGGAGCGTTTGTCGCCATGTCGAGAATGTCGGGAATACAGTCGCCGGCAAGAACAGGGCTTCTGGGGAAAAGTCGAGTCCTCGAAAAGTGAACGATGAGTTCTTCGGTATTGATTAAGGAGCAACCGGGTGcttcccctctcttcttAAGAGTCCTTGGACGTTCCTGTGCCTGAGGCCATGTCGAGTTATCGACTTCCAACGGCATAACAGCCTGCATGTGTACCTTGCGTTCTGCGGGCGGGATCACAATACGGCAAGGGTCGAGGCGGGAATCCGGCTCCCCGACGAATTGAACCATGCTGCTTTGAAGTGTTAGGCGCATGTTCTACGCCAGTTGCGGAAGGTCTAAGGCTCATGGGGCACCGGACAGGAACAGCCAACATGAAAGGCCACAATTGCTGCGGCGACAAGCGATTTTACATTGTCCTGGCCTAGGCCGCGGATGATTTACCCGCGCAGCCCAGAGCTAATGAAAAATGGGAGGGGGAAATAAAATATCGGGTATGAACCAATAGCCGTTGGTCGCTAATGTTGCTCAGGGTGCGGATGTTGTTGTGCTCCCAAACAAGAGTTCATAGTGCGAACCAATAAGAGACAGAGGGCATGTCTTCAGTTCCACGTGTGGGCCCTTGATCCAGCTCGCGAGAGCACGAATTCACATGCTGCTTGGCGATGTGTCTCTGATGATGCAGCTTCATGCTGCCGTTGGTTGAGTTGAAGGGCCTGGTACCGCATGTCACTCTTCCCAGTAAGAAAGGAGCTTGTACCGCAAGACGAGACGTTCCGTCGTTTTGTTTTCCCTACGCTTAATCTTATGGCCCCCCCAGCAAACTGGCTGACTCACCGGGAACTCAACCGAAACATGCTAATCTTGAACCTACGTTTTGTGGCTCTGGTCCCCCGGTAGAACATGACATTCCAACATGGTTGATTCTCTCCAGAGCTGAGTCATGAACAGCGAACAGCTCATTGCCGCTGCTTCACTGAAGCAAGCTGCCCCGGTGGGTGTCGGGACCGCGGCCAgcgggccgccgccgaaacGAGATAACACGAAACAGACGACGAAGCTTTTCCGGACGATCTTCGGTCTCGGTGTGCCTCCGACTCGAACGGCGTCTCATGGAGGGGGGCACAGCAGGAGCCGGCCGGCAGCTTCTGCAACGAACTCATCGGCTCCTCTGGCCCTACGGCTGGGTCCCCAATGACGACAACAGAAAACCGTCCCTGACTCGCATGCCAGCACCAAAAGGCTTCCACACCCTCGTGCTGATCTCGATTGGAGTGACGCACGTTCCTGCGGCATCGAAGTCTAATACTTCTCCTCGGGGAAAGGCGGGGGGGTCTCGCCTCCACCATTGAAAATCTGTTCCCAAGACGTCCGTCTTTCCCAGGggctggtcgtcgtcgtgggaGACGCCGTGAATACCGGCCTCTGGGGGCTCGAAGCCGAGGTCACTAATAGATCATTCCAAGACGGCGCGAGTTTTCCACTCTCTGAAGAGGAAACTGAAGTTGCGACTGTTTGGCAAGCCGAGCGTTGGTGACAGCGCCGGTCAAGGCCGGTTTCTAGTCCGAACTCCGCGCCGTCAAACAACTCTCAGTCTTGGTCTCCACGCCATTACCAACTTCCAGACCGTGCCTTGTTCTTCGCGGCAGAACCCCATACAATTTACTGCGTCGTCAGGGGGCCCCCGTGCAAGTGTTCGGAGATCATCGCTAGACACCCTCTCGCGAACGGTGTGGTGTGGCAaacctcccctcccctcccctcccctcccctgaGGAGAACCGTAGTGTGACGACTGCCCCGGCTGCGAGGGAGCAGAACGTCGCTTTCAACTGCCGTCAACAGCCAAAATAAGAACCTTACGACGAACCTTGGAGAGAGCGGTTCAACGGTCGGGCTGAAGACCGCATGTTTGACGCCTGCAGGGTCCAACGATTTAGAAGCCGGGCCTCTGCGCTGACGTTCCCAAGTCGGGGTTAGGACCAGTTCTTAGGCGTCACTGCGCGCGCTCCGTGAGTTGTAAAGCTCCATTCACACCAATCTTTAGAATAAAGTCTCCCCCCCGTGctgcccttcccccctccccccattcGCCGCTCCCGTTTCTTTCGTCTTCTATTCGCCATTTCGACTGGTCCGGTTGTTGAAAGTTCCGATGAGCGGCGGTCAATGGGCAGAAACGGCTCTTCATATTGCCAGCGTTAACAACTCAAAATCTTTTGTCGGAAGTCTCTTCCAACCCgccctttctttctccccctcctcttaCTcctctcatcttcctccttctccctgCCTTGTCACCGGGGATGAGGGCGAACCGCCATAGTCGAGTCCTACGCGATCGTCCGAGGAGAATCGAACGTCCGGCATCTCGATGGCCGGAACGCTGGTGCCGCCGTGGTACGAGGCGTCCACGCCGACCAACGAGGAGCAGAACATCGCCAGCATGTTCTGGGGCTTCAcgctcggcgtcgggctTTGGAGCGGCGTCAAGGGATACCGGCAGAGCAAGGCCAACTGGAAGAGGACCCACCGGATCAACACATACGTCTGGCTCATCTGGGCGGAGTGGATGGCCAGCATCGTCATAGGCATCGTTTCGTGGTGCTATCTGACGGCTCTCATCGGGCCAAGGTACGTTCTTCCCACGCGCGTTGCGGCGTCTGGCCGCTTGGGCCGGAATGACAACTAACACGATCGCCCCCCAACCCTTTCAGCTTCGAGTATTTCTTCTTACTGCGTAAGTATCACAAGCATTTTCCCAGCTGCCGGGAAAGGAGGGAACCAAGCTTATGATCAATGTGTCGACGTAGTCGTTCTCTGGAGCATTCAAGTAAGCAGCTCTCTCAACAACAAGAAAAAACCGCCTACAGAGCCCGCCACCCCCGTGCCACGGTGACTGACTCGGAAGAAACAGGTTCAATGTCTGATGCAAATCATCATCAATCGAATTGCGATCTTGATGCCGATCCCCGCCCACGCGACGCGGCTGAAATGGggcgtcttcgccgtcctcctcgccgtcaacaTCAGCGTCTTCTGCATCTGGATCCCTGCGCGGCTTCAGATCAGCAAGACCTACATCCACATCAACGAGATCTGGGACCGCATTGAGAAAGGGATAttcctcatcgtcgacgccggcctcaaCCTGACCTTCATCTACCTCGTCAAGTCACGGCTGATCGCCAGCGGCCTGACAAAGTACACGTCGCTCTTCCGGTTCAACCTGGCCATGATAGCGATCTCCATGTCACTCGATGTACGTCTGCCACTGTCTCGCCCTCCTTTCGCAGGATTGTCGACTCATCTCGTCTCTTTAGATAATTCTCATAGGACTCATGTCCCTTCCAAACACATTAATGTAGGTGTAGCCAAGGCACATACCATGACTTCGAAGACCTAACTGACCCGTCTAAGTTACGCACAATTTCACCCTCTCGCCTACCTCCTGAAGCTGCATATCGAGATGGGCATGGCGGAACTCATCGCcaaggtcgtcaaggccTCGCATCCCATGAGCCCGCACCTGGAATCGCGGAGGGACAGCAACGAGATTGCCCCCGACGCGAACCAACACCAGAAGTCGGTCTCCAAGTCGACAGGGTCGCGGaggttctcgtcgtcctACCTGGGCGGGCGGTGCGTGCTCGGCTCTACTACGGcggacgccgacgggggcGTCACGGAGCCAGAACGGTCTttcggcgggcgggcagaTCCCCTCGcccccgagcccgagcccgagtcTCATGCGGATGCGGTTTCCGGGCGGGCGGGGCCGACGGAAGAGGCCCTCAGCCGTCCGCGTTCGCTCTTCCGCCGCGCCACGGAGCCTGGCAACCTCGCGAGTCTGGAGATGACGCCGCAGCCGAGATCGGGCCGGCAGGACTCGAGCAGCACAGTGAAGGATAA encodes:
- a CDS encoding Putative S-adenosyl-L-methionine-dependent methyltransferase superfamily, which encodes MATNAPSTANGQAPTNVDTGPTVDTIVAAPVNAVEDGDDDGFTDTGSATTSSTASLTESVTEYRRLHGRTYTQKTDYWGPNDEKQNEALDLNHYWQTLFLEHKLFLAPIGNKSHKVLDLGTGTGIWAIDFADEFPSADVTGVDISPIQPSWTPPNCKFQIDDIERPWTWPVGFFDFIHVRNLEGSVSDWPRMYEQAFEHLQPGGWFEIKEFDFQIHSQKFGDSLDKDHIFTRWADVMFPALERLGKTGK
- a CDS encoding Putative S-adenosyl-L-methionine-dependent methyltransferase superfamily, whose amino-acid sequence is MARETTTSSPSDPPAAISEAFGSNPNLEADEDETISTIDDRLLNCAVSLSSSVVNYPEEYGRRYHAFRPGSYLMPNDELEMERLDMTHAMMVRALGNRLFLAPLEKHNVHEILDIGTGTGIWAVEMGDMFENAAITGVDLSAIQPSWVPSNVRFEIDDVESSWLHGRKFDYIFCRFMAASIADWPKLVKNIFEHLKPGGWVEFHDMDPEIYSEDGTYTEKHATWQWNQTFLRTMRNIGRDPCPGPQLEGWVKDGGFDNVFHQRFRAPLGPWPKDAYHKDLGMINLAQMLDGLEGFTLRVFCGVLKRTEAQVLVETAMVRKEMKENAYNGIYDLHVVYGQKPLGMSTHYGFEGF